Proteins from a single region of Deltaproteobacteria bacterium:
- a CDS encoding elongation factor Tu — MSKGKFERKKPHVNVGTIGHVDHGKTTLTAAIT, encoded by the coding sequence ATGAGCAAAGGCAAATTTGAGAGAAAGAAGCCGCATGTGAACGTAGGGACGATCGGGCACGTGGACCATGGGAAGACGACGCTGACGGCAGCGATCACG